One Prolixibacteraceae bacterium DNA segment encodes these proteins:
- a CDS encoding flavodoxin → MNKIALVYGPQGGATEKVANIIAQKIGSKKIDIIPVKEATQQKLSSYQNMICGTATIGDDTWDQNFKKDDWSNFFPILHEMDLSHQTIACFGLGDHITYAAHFVDGLGKLVHKLEEQGASCIGGVDMSGYEFTHSEAIKGKTFVGLPLDEDFEAEKTDERIENWLKLILPIFNK, encoded by the coding sequence ATGAATAAAATTGCCCTAGTTTATGGTCCTCAAGGAGGAGCTACTGAAAAAGTTGCAAATATAATCGCCCAGAAAATTGGGTCGAAAAAAATTGATATTATTCCAGTTAAAGAAGCAACACAACAGAAGCTATCATCTTATCAAAATATGATATGTGGGACAGCAACCATAGGAGATGATACTTGGGATCAGAACTTTAAGAAGGATGATTGGTCCAACTTCTTTCCCATCCTACACGAAATGGATTTAAGTCATCAAACAATTGCTTGTTTTGGGCTTGGGGATCATATTACCTATGCTGCTCATTTTGTAGATGGCTTGGGTAAGTTGGTACATAAACTAGAAGAACAAGGAGCAAGTTGTATAGGAGGAGTTGATATGAGTGGTTATGAATTTACGCACTCAGAAGCGATAAAGGGAAAAACTTTTGTTGGACTTCCATTAGACGAAGACTTCGAAGCAGAAAAGACAGATGAAAGGATTGAGAATTGGCTCAAACTTATCCTGCCAATTTTCAATAAGTAA
- a CDS encoding pyridoxal phosphate-dependent aminotransferase encodes MNHTLIDHDIVKRNIDKLQLKNLSEASIREIVLLANNIQKESGIPFIRMEMGIPGIPALDEGVKAQIDALKEGVASQYPAIDGVEPFKQESQRFIKNFLNIELSSENCIPTVGAMQGTYAAFLTCNQLDKTKDTTLFIDPGFPVQKQQHMVMGHKYESFDVYEHRGEKLYKKLESYLSKGNIHSIIYSNPNNPSWICMTEEELKIIGTLANKYDVVVLEDLAYFGMDFRHAYGSPKEKPFQPTVANYTDNYILFISSSKIFSYAGERIGMIAISDKLAERNYPELQNRWNIPSFGAALVYRALYSLSSGTSHSAQRAMAAMLKSANDKKINFLDNLDEYRHRASVMKSIFLNNGFELVYDKDIDQEIGDGFYFTICYPKMDGATLLEALLHFGISAITLDNTGSNQQGLRACVSHVNRDQLETLQQRIEKFQSQYQQWM; translated from the coding sequence ATGAATCATACACTTATAGATCACGATATTGTAAAAAGAAATATCGATAAATTACAACTAAAAAACCTAAGTGAAGCTTCGATTAGAGAGATTGTTCTTTTAGCAAATAACATTCAAAAAGAGAGTGGTATTCCATTTATTAGAATGGAGATGGGAATACCAGGGATACCCGCTCTTGATGAAGGGGTAAAAGCACAAATCGATGCCTTAAAAGAGGGAGTTGCATCACAATATCCTGCTATAGATGGAGTAGAACCATTCAAACAGGAAAGTCAACGTTTCATTAAGAACTTTCTAAATATAGAACTTAGTTCAGAAAATTGTATCCCTACTGTGGGAGCAATGCAGGGTACTTATGCCGCTTTTTTGACTTGCAATCAACTAGACAAAACAAAAGATACTACGCTTTTCATTGATCCGGGTTTTCCAGTTCAAAAACAGCAACATATGGTCATGGGACATAAATATGAATCTTTTGATGTATATGAACACCGAGGAGAAAAACTATACAAAAAACTAGAATCTTACCTTTCTAAAGGAAATATACACTCTATCATATACTCCAATCCCAACAATCCATCTTGGATCTGTATGACAGAGGAAGAACTAAAGATTATCGGAACTTTAGCAAATAAGTACGATGTAGTTGTTTTAGAAGATTTGGCATACTTTGGGATGGATTTTCGCCATGCTTATGGCAGTCCAAAAGAGAAACCATTTCAACCAACAGTAGCAAACTACACTGATAACTATATCCTGTTTATATCAAGTTCTAAAATATTCTCCTATGCTGGTGAACGTATTGGAATGATTGCTATTTCTGATAAATTAGCAGAAAGAAATTATCCTGAACTACAAAACAGATGGAATATTCCATCATTTGGGGCAGCACTTGTATACCGAGCCCTATATTCCTTATCCTCAGGAACTTCACATTCAGCACAAAGAGCAATGGCTGCAATGCTAAAGAGTGCGAATGACAAAAAAATAAACTTTTTAGATAATTTAGATGAGTATCGTCATCGTGCAAGTGTTATGAAAAGTATATTTTTGAATAATGGTTTTGAACTAGTGTACGATAAAGATATTGACCAAGAGATCGGAGATGGTTTCTACTTTACAATATGCTATCCTAAAATGGATGGTGCGACTCTATTAGAGGCGCTTTTACACTTTGGTATCAGTGCCATTACACTTGACAATACTGGTAGCAACCAACAAGGATTACGAGCATGTGTTTCACATGTAAATAGAGACCAATTGGAAACGCTACAACAAAGAATAGAAAAATTTCAATCACAATATCAACAGTGGATGTGA
- a CDS encoding 4Fe-4S binding protein: protein MAKIKGAVVVDTEECKGCNLCVVACPTQTLSLNRNVNGKGYNFSYMENPDSCIGCSNCSLVCPDSCITVYRVKTA from the coding sequence ATGGCTAAAATAAAAGGAGCTGTAGTGGTGGATACAGAAGAGTGCAAAGGATGCAACCTTTGTGTGGTAGCTTGTCCGACACAAACACTAAGCCTAAACCGCAACGTCAATGGCAAAGGCTACAATTTCTCCTATATGGAGAACCCAGATAGTTGCATAGGATGTTCTAATTGTTCGTTGGTGTGTCCGGATAGTTGTATTACAGTGTACAGAGTAAAAACTGCTTAA
- a CDS encoding 3-methyl-2-oxobutanoate dehydrogenase subunit VorB: MKGNEVIAEAAIRCGCDGYFGYPITPQSEVMETLMNNRPWETTGMVVLQAESETASVNMLYGGAATGKKVMTSSSSPGISLMTEGLSYLAGAELPCLILNVQRGGPGLGTIQPSQADYFQCVKGGGHGDYKLIVLAPSSVQEMHDFVELGFDLAFKYRNPALILSDGAIGQMMEKVELAPQKPRWTDQEIQEISGSWATTGKTKDRKQNVVTSLELDSEQMEQNNLKFQAKYAEIQENEVRYEEIDCEDADYIFVAFGSSARICQKSMQIAKEKGYKVGLLRPITLFPFPTKQIAALAEKVKGFLTVELNAGQMVEDVRLAVNGKKPVEHFGRMGGIIPSPSEVVTALEQKVIGG, from the coding sequence ATGAAGGGAAATGAAGTTATTGCAGAAGCAGCTATTCGTTGTGGATGTGATGGATACTTCGGTTACCCTATTACTCCTCAATCGGAGGTAATGGAAACCTTAATGAACAATCGTCCATGGGAAACTACAGGTATGGTTGTTCTTCAAGCAGAGAGTGAGACTGCATCTGTAAATATGTTATATGGTGGTGCTGCTACTGGAAAAAAAGTAATGACATCCTCTTCTAGTCCAGGGATTAGTTTGATGACAGAAGGTTTATCGTATTTGGCAGGAGCTGAATTACCATGTCTAATACTAAATGTACAACGTGGTGGACCAGGATTGGGAACAATCCAACCGTCACAAGCTGACTACTTCCAATGTGTAAAAGGAGGTGGACACGGAGATTATAAATTGATCGTTTTGGCTCCTTCTTCAGTGCAAGAGATGCATGATTTTGTAGAGCTGGGTTTCGACCTTGCATTTAAATACCGTAACCCTGCATTGATTCTCTCTGATGGAGCTATTGGGCAGATGATGGAAAAGGTGGAGTTGGCACCTCAAAAACCAAGATGGACAGACCAAGAGATTCAAGAGATCTCTGGTTCATGGGCTACTACAGGGAAGACGAAAGACCGCAAACAAAATGTGGTAACTTCTCTAGAACTGGACTCAGAGCAAATGGAACAAAATAACTTAAAATTCCAAGCAAAATATGCTGAGATCCAAGAGAATGAAGTTCGTTATGAAGAGATAGACTGTGAAGACGCAGACTATATTTTTGTAGCATTTGGCTCTTCTGCACGTATTTGTCAAAAGTCAATGCAGATTGCTAAAGAGAAAGGTTACAAAGTAGGTCTTCTTCGTCCTATCACTCTTTTCCCATTCCCTACCAAGCAAATTGCTGCTTTGGCAGAGAAGGTAAAAGGATTCTTAACTGTTGAGTTGAATGCTGGACAGATGGTTGAAGATGTACGTCTTGCTGTTAATGGTAAAAAACCTGTGGAACACTTTGGAAGAATGGGAGGTATCATTCCTTCTCCAAGTGAAGTAGTCACTGCGCTTGAGCAAAAAGTTATCGGAGGATAA
- a CDS encoding 2-oxoglutarate oxidoreductase codes for MAEISDALKNIMRPENIVSQKSSVLTNETMHYCPGCSHGVIHKIIAEVIHEMDIQEETIGVAPVGCSVFAYNYIDIDWQEAAHGRAPALGTAINRLNPDKFVFTYQGDGDLAAIGTAETLHAVNRGENMVMVFVNNGIYGMTGGQMAPTTMQGQVTATTPYGRNIDLHGYPLKITEMLAQLPGACYVTRQSVETPAAVRKTKKAIRKAFENTKLKKGTSFVEVVSTCNSGWKMTPVGANDWMRDNMFPFYPLGDLKDGEKMSAEELPNVGK; via the coding sequence ATGGCAGAAATTTCAGATGCACTAAAGAATATAATGAGACCTGAGAACATTGTTTCACAAAAAAGTTCGGTACTAACCAACGAAACAATGCACTATTGTCCAGGTTGTAGTCACGGGGTAATTCATAAAATTATTGCCGAAGTGATTCATGAGATGGATATTCAAGAGGAAACTATCGGGGTGGCTCCAGTGGGTTGTTCTGTGTTTGCCTACAACTATATTGACATCGATTGGCAAGAAGCAGCGCACGGACGTGCACCTGCACTTGGCACAGCAATCAACAGATTAAATCCTGATAAATTTGTATTTACGTATCAAGGAGATGGTGATTTGGCTGCGATAGGTACAGCAGAGACTCTTCATGCTGTAAACCGTGGTGAAAACATGGTTATGGTCTTCGTAAATAACGGAATCTATGGAATGACTGGAGGTCAGATGGCTCCAACCACCATGCAAGGACAGGTGACTGCAACCACTCCTTATGGTAGAAATATCGACCTACACGGATATCCATTGAAAATTACGGAAATGCTTGCGCAACTTCCAGGAGCATGTTATGTAACTCGTCAGAGTGTAGAGACTCCTGCTGCAGTTAGAAAGACAAAAAAAGCGATCCGTAAGGCTTTCGAAAACACCAAGTTGAAAAAAGGAACTTCTTTTGTAGAGGTGGTTTCTACTTGTAACTCAGGATGGAAGATGACACCAGTGGGTGCAAACGATTGGATGCGAGACAACATGTTCCCATTCTATCCTCTAGGAGATCTTAAGGATGGAGAGAAGATGAGTGCAGAGGAACTTCCAAATGTAGGCAAGTAA
- a CDS encoding 2-oxoacid:acceptor oxidoreductase family protein produces MTEEIIIAGFGGQGVLSMGKILAYSGVMQDKEVTWMPSYGPEMRGGTANVTVILSDDRISSPILHEYDTAIILNQQSMDKFEKTVKPGGTLIFDPNGIMHPPTREDINIYKIEGAKKAAEMGNPKTFNMIILGGYLKVKPVVLPENVKKGLEKSLPERHHKLIPINLEAIELGKESLETIHSV; encoded by the coding sequence ATGACAGAAGAAATAATCATCGCAGGCTTTGGAGGTCAAGGAGTTTTGTCGATGGGAAAAATTCTTGCTTACTCAGGTGTAATGCAAGATAAAGAAGTAACTTGGATGCCTTCATACGGCCCTGAGATGCGTGGTGGTACAGCAAATGTAACTGTGATTTTAAGTGACGATCGTATTAGCTCTCCTATTCTTCATGAATATGATACAGCAATCATTCTGAACCAACAATCAATGGATAAGTTTGAAAAAACAGTAAAACCAGGTGGTACTCTAATCTTTGATCCAAATGGAATTATGCACCCACCTACTAGAGAAGATATTAATATCTACAAGATAGAGGGAGCGAAAAAAGCTGCTGAGATGGGAAATCCTAAGACGTTCAATATGATTATCCTTGGAGGATACTTAAAGGTTAAACCTGTAGTACTTCCAGAGAATGTAAAGAAAGGTCTTGAAAAATCTCTTCCAGAAAGACACCACAAACTAATCCCTATAAACCTAGAGGCTATCGAACTAGGAAAAGAGAGCCTAGAAACTATACATTCGGTCTAA
- a CDS encoding DUF4136 domain-containing protein has translation MKQFKKTWIVALSMVLLPFLFSCEEQGPEYVEDYDLVMTTHDADFEFSTPTYYQIPDTIVHIVPEESFQDPISHQYDERTIEIIKEEMNSLGYVEADESNGATPELMLTVSAMSTTYVGVVNYNWYDYWGWYGWGSYYPWFGPGYTPWYSYYNNYYAYKMGSVIIQMLDMTNADTENKKLPIVWEANISGLLQGSDAYIQSRIEKNIPQAFEQSDYLGKK, from the coding sequence ATGAAACAATTTAAAAAGACATGGATAGTCGCATTGAGTATGGTGCTACTACCCTTCCTGTTCTCTTGTGAAGAGCAGGGCCCAGAATATGTAGAAGATTATGATCTAGTGATGACAACACATGATGCTGATTTTGAATTTTCAACCCCTACTTACTACCAAATTCCTGATACAATTGTACATATCGTACCAGAAGAATCGTTTCAAGACCCTATTTCTCATCAATATGATGAAAGAACAATTGAGATAATCAAAGAAGAGATGAACAGCCTAGGGTATGTGGAAGCAGATGAAAGTAATGGAGCAACACCCGAACTTATGCTAACCGTTTCGGCCATGTCTACGACCTATGTTGGAGTGGTGAATTATAACTGGTATGATTACTGGGGATGGTATGGATGGGGAAGTTACTACCCTTGGTTTGGTCCAGGATACACACCTTGGTATTCATACTACAACAATTACTATGCTTACAAAATGGGAAGTGTCATCATTCAAATGCTAGACATGACCAATGCTGACACAGAAAATAAAAAACTACCAATTGTTTGGGAAGCTAATATCAGTGGACTTCTACAAGGGTCGGATGCTTATATTCAGTCTCGTATAGAAAAAAATATACCTCAAGCATTTGAACAATCTGATTATCTAGGAAAAAAATAA
- a CDS encoding transketolase, whose product MNNKVVDKAADNIRILSASMVEKAKSGHPGGAMGGADFINILYSEFMKYDPDNKLYPHRDRFFLDPGHMSPMLYSTLALAGNYSMEELANFRQWGTATPGHPEVDFARGVENTSGPLGQGHTMAVGAAIAERFLVARFGEWMSHKTYTFISDGGIQEEISQGSGRIAGTLGLSNLIMFYDSNDIQLSTTTDAVSSEDTAMKYEAWGWKTITIDGNDADAIRAALKEANKETERPTLIIGKTVMGKGALGTEGESYERKVSTHGQPLSAAGASIEETIKNLGGNPEEPFQIFDDVKALYAERAEALRLWIAEQNKIEEAWAKENSDLAVKLASFFNGETPEFDFDKIEQKANIATRNASATVLQHFASDVDNMIVASADLSNSDKTDGFLKGGSYPFTKGDFSGSFFNAGVCELTMACIMNGMALHGGVIPVCGTFFVFSDYMKPAIRMAALMELPVKFVWSHDAFRVGEDGPTHQPVEQEAQVRLMEHLKNHKGENSMLVLRPADAQETTIAWKLALENTSTPTGMIFSRQNVQDLPSEGSRYEDAKQADKGAYIVEDDQNAEIILLASGSEVSTLVEGATKLRKEGISVRIVSVPSEGLFRSQSAEYQEEVLPSALPKFGLTAGLPLTLQGLVGHNGCVWGLSSFGFSAPYTILDQELGFNGENVYNQVKTFLGK is encoded by the coding sequence ATGAACAACAAGGTAGTAGATAAAGCAGCGGATAATATTCGAATCCTCTCAGCTTCTATGGTTGAGAAGGCAAAATCAGGTCATCCAGGTGGTGCGATGGGTGGAGCAGATTTCATCAACATTCTGTATAGTGAATTCATGAAATATGATCCAGATAATAAGCTATACCCACACCGCGATCGTTTCTTCTTGGACCCAGGACATATGTCTCCAATGCTCTATTCAACTCTCGCTTTAGCTGGGAATTATAGTATGGAGGAGCTTGCAAACTTCCGCCAGTGGGGAACAGCAACACCTGGTCACCCAGAGGTAGATTTTGCACGAGGAGTAGAGAACACATCAGGTCCTCTAGGACAGGGGCACACGATGGCTGTTGGAGCTGCTATTGCCGAAAGATTCCTTGTGGCTCGATTTGGAGAGTGGATGTCACACAAAACATACACGTTTATCTCAGATGGAGGTATCCAAGAAGAGATTTCTCAAGGTTCAGGACGTATTGCAGGAACATTAGGTTTAAGTAATCTAATCATGTTCTACGACTCTAACGATATTCAACTTTCTACCACTACTGATGCTGTATCTTCTGAAGATACTGCAATGAAGTATGAGGCATGGGGCTGGAAAACAATTACAATAGACGGGAATGATGCAGATGCGATTCGTGCTGCATTGAAAGAAGCAAACAAAGAGACAGAAAGACCAACTCTTATCATTGGTAAAACAGTGATGGGTAAAGGTGCTTTAGGTACTGAGGGAGAATCTTACGAGCGTAAAGTTTCTACTCACGGACAACCTCTTTCTGCTGCTGGGGCATCTATAGAAGAGACTATCAAAAACTTAGGTGGAAACCCAGAGGAGCCATTCCAAATCTTTGATGACGTAAAAGCACTTTACGCAGAGAGAGCGGAAGCACTTCGTCTATGGATTGCTGAACAGAATAAGATAGAAGAAGCATGGGCTAAAGAGAACTCTGATCTAGCAGTAAAACTTGCGAGTTTTTTTAATGGAGAAACTCCTGAGTTTGATTTCGACAAGATCGAACAAAAAGCCAATATTGCCACTCGTAATGCTTCAGCAACAGTGCTACAACACTTTGCTTCGGATGTAGACAACATGATTGTTGCTTCTGCCGACCTTTCTAATTCAGATAAGACTGACGGATTCCTAAAAGGTGGAAGTTATCCATTCACTAAAGGTGATTTCTCTGGAAGTTTCTTTAATGCAGGGGTATGTGAGCTTACAATGGCATGTATTATGAATGGTATGGCTCTTCATGGTGGAGTAATTCCAGTATGTGGTACTTTCTTTGTATTTAGTGACTACATGAAGCCAGCAATTCGTATGGCTGCACTTATGGAACTTCCTGTGAAGTTTGTCTGGAGCCACGATGCCTTCCGCGTTGGAGAAGATGGTCCTACACACCAACCAGTAGAGCAAGAAGCACAGGTTCGTTTGATGGAGCATTTGAAAAATCATAAGGGAGAAAACTCAATGCTTGTTCTTCGTCCTGCAGATGCACAAGAGACAACTATAGCATGGAAATTAGCATTAGAGAATACTTCTACGCCTACAGGAATGATCTTCTCTCGTCAGAATGTTCAAGATCTTCCTTCTGAAGGTTCTCGTTATGAAGATGCGAAACAAGCAGACAAAGGAGCTTATATTGTGGAAGATGATCAAAATGCAGAGATCATTCTTTTGGCTTCAGGTTCTGAAGTATCTACATTAGTAGAGGGAGCAACGAAACTTCGTAAAGAAGGTATTTCAGTACGTATTGTATCTGTTCCTTCTGAAGGTCTTTTCCGTAGTCAATCGGCAGAGTATCAAGAAGAGGTATTGCCATCAGCACTTCCTAAATTTGGTTTAACAGCAGGTCTTCCATTGACATTACAAGGACTAGTTGGGCATAACGGATGTGTATGGGGATTGAGTTCATTCGGATTCTCTGCACCTTACACTATACTTGACCAAGAGCTTGGATTCAACGGAGAGAATGTTTATAATCAAGTAAAAACATTTCTTGGAAAATAA
- the aroC gene encoding chorismate synthase → MNTIGNILRLTTYGESHGAAVGGILDGCPAGVQISQEAIQKDLDRRKPGQSHITTQRKESDTVEILSGVYEGVSTGTPISFIVRNKDHHSSDYNNLKNIFRPSHADYTYIAKYGRRDHRGGGRSSARETVARVAGGAIAKAILQHYQIDVAAYVSQVGKITLNKSYHELDISNTENNIVRCPDEEKAKEMITAIEEAKKDQDSLGGVISAVIKGVPAGLGEPVFNKLHAELGAAMLGINAVKGFDYGSGFEGTSLPGSAHNDPFINDNGEIKTTTNHSGGIQGGISNGMDIHFRVAFKPIATLVKQQNTINKEKEEVQIQLKGRHDPCVLPRAVPIVEAMAALVIADHLLLQRTRQI, encoded by the coding sequence ATGAATACTATTGGAAACATATTACGTTTAACAACTTATGGAGAGTCTCATGGAGCAGCTGTTGGAGGGATACTAGATGGATGCCCAGCAGGAGTTCAGATATCACAAGAGGCTATTCAAAAAGATCTAGATCGTCGTAAACCTGGACAATCTCACATTACAACACAACGTAAAGAATCGGATACTGTAGAGATACTCTCGGGTGTTTACGAAGGAGTGTCGACAGGTACACCCATCAGTTTTATTGTACGAAACAAAGACCACCACTCTTCTGATTACAACAATCTTAAAAATATATTTCGTCCTTCTCATGCTGACTACACCTATATTGCTAAATATGGACGTAGAGATCACAGAGGAGGAGGAAGATCCTCAGCAAGAGAAACCGTAGCACGAGTTGCTGGAGGTGCCATTGCAAAAGCAATATTACAACACTACCAGATTGATGTGGCAGCATACGTATCTCAAGTAGGTAAGATCACTTTGAATAAAAGCTATCATGAACTCGATATTTCAAATACCGAAAACAATATCGTTCGTTGTCCTGACGAAGAGAAAGCCAAAGAGATGATCACTGCAATTGAAGAGGCAAAAAAAGATCAAGACTCTCTAGGTGGAGTAATCTCTGCTGTTATCAAAGGAGTACCTGCAGGATTAGGCGAACCCGTTTTTAATAAACTTCATGCAGAACTAGGAGCAGCAATGCTAGGAATCAATGCAGTCAAAGGTTTTGACTATGGTTCCGGTTTTGAAGGTACAAGCCTACCTGGTTCAGCACACAACGATCCATTCATTAATGACAATGGAGAGATTAAAACTACTACAAACCACTCCGGAGGAATACAAGGGGGAATCTCAAACGGTATGGACATTCACTTCCGTGTCGCATTTAAGCCTATAGCCACCTTGGTGAAACAACAAAACACAATTAATAAAGAGAAAGAAGAGGTGCAAATACAACTTAAAGGTCGACATGATCCATGTGTTCTTCCAAGAGCAGTACCCATAGTAGAAGCGATGGCAGCCCTAGTCATAGCAGACCACCTTCTTCTACAAAGAACAAGACAGATATAG
- a CDS encoding GH92 family glycosyl hydrolase, with translation MQKNISRVRSFFATFVMVSMFVSCDSTKTTNSDEVVESMSNYKYMDPFIGTGGHVHTFPGATFPFGMIQLSPDADTKGWDWCAGYHYSDTNIKGFSHNHLSGTGWSDLGDILLMPGTNDYYLSAGPKTDPDKGWRSRFSHEKESASPGYYEVDLLDSHVKVALTANQRVGFHKYTFPKTKGKKWVVIDPTNKIFGKVFSTSLKKVDKNTMQGLCHSTGWGGDRNVYFEAWFSESIKKVIFTDGKREIKEGDHFDDPNARAIVFFDETLRKPLEVKVALSGVSQAGASNNLLVGGGQLSFDEAKSKTVKEWHDISRVIEVEGCSLNQKRIFYTAIYHNFIAPNLWMDVDGSYVAVGKTLQANGFVNYSTFSTWDTFRATFPLLSLIRPKDVSNMANSLISRYRDAKDHMPLWELLGYDNTCMIGNPAVIFIFDAIQQGVPNIDKEQALEAMVDLATHDKISSSDGVGGIDLYIKKGYVPSNIPANVSKTLEYAYADWCIAKLADELGKEDIASTYYKRAQNYRNNYNKELNHFWPKNSDGSWFPEFKLNSWAKLKPHYISGNIWAYDYFVPHDMKGLINLKGGSKAFEEDLDHLFNTPLNMEGDQHVDISGFIGGYAHGDEPGHANAYLYNYVGASYKTQKYVRQIMDEMYKDTPDGMINNEDCGQMSAWYIFSSMGFYPVTPGSNRYILGSPIFDRVKWNLPNGKHFEVIAHNQSNESIYVDHVLLNGKPYDKLYITTKDILSGAKLEFFMSKTPNVEFGKEPTSWPQN, from the coding sequence ATGCAAAAGAACATAAGTAGAGTAAGATCGTTTTTTGCGACTTTTGTGATGGTATCTATGTTCGTCTCTTGTGATTCAACCAAAACTACCAATTCGGATGAAGTGGTAGAATCTATGAGCAACTATAAATACATGGATCCATTTATTGGTACAGGCGGTCATGTTCATACCTTCCCTGGTGCTACGTTTCCTTTTGGTATGATTCAACTGAGCCCTGATGCGGATACAAAAGGATGGGATTGGTGTGCTGGATACCACTATTCTGATACAAACATTAAAGGATTTAGTCACAATCACCTTAGTGGAACTGGATGGTCAGATCTTGGAGATATCCTACTGATGCCAGGAACTAATGATTATTATTTGTCAGCTGGACCTAAAACGGATCCAGATAAAGGATGGCGATCTCGTTTCTCTCATGAAAAAGAGAGTGCTTCTCCTGGATATTATGAGGTTGATCTTTTAGATTCGCATGTAAAAGTTGCATTAACGGCAAACCAACGTGTCGGATTTCATAAGTATACCTTCCCTAAAACGAAGGGAAAGAAGTGGGTTGTAATTGACCCTACGAATAAAATCTTTGGAAAGGTATTTTCGACATCCCTTAAAAAAGTAGATAAGAATACGATGCAGGGATTATGTCACTCTACTGGATGGGGTGGAGATCGTAATGTCTATTTTGAAGCTTGGTTTTCTGAATCAATAAAGAAAGTGATTTTTACGGATGGAAAGAGAGAGATCAAAGAGGGGGATCATTTTGATGATCCAAATGCTAGAGCGATTGTATTTTTCGATGAAACGCTTCGAAAGCCTCTTGAGGTGAAGGTCGCACTGTCAGGTGTTAGTCAAGCAGGGGCATCCAATAACTTACTTGTCGGTGGAGGACAACTATCTTTTGATGAAGCAAAGTCAAAAACCGTTAAGGAGTGGCATGATATTAGTCGTGTTATCGAAGTAGAAGGTTGTTCTTTAAATCAGAAAAGAATATTCTATACTGCAATCTATCATAATTTTATAGCTCCGAATCTATGGATGGATGTCGATGGATCGTATGTTGCTGTTGGAAAAACATTACAAGCAAATGGTTTTGTAAACTATAGTACCTTCTCTACTTGGGATACTTTTAGAGCAACATTTCCACTTCTATCTTTAATCCGTCCAAAAGATGTCTCTAATATGGCGAATTCTCTTATATCTAGATACAGAGATGCGAAAGACCATATGCCACTTTGGGAGCTGTTAGGTTATGACAATACATGTATGATTGGCAATCCTGCAGTTATATTTATCTTTGATGCGATACAGCAAGGGGTTCCTAATATTGATAAGGAACAAGCTTTGGAGGCAATGGTGGATCTTGCAACCCATGACAAAATAAGTAGTTCAGATGGTGTTGGAGGAATTGATCTGTATATCAAGAAGGGGTATGTCCCTTCAAATATTCCTGCCAATGTTTCTAAAACATTAGAGTATGCTTATGCTGATTGGTGTATTGCAAAACTTGCAGATGAACTAGGAAAAGAAGATATTGCTTCCACTTACTACAAAAGAGCACAGAACTATCGTAACAATTATAATAAAGAGTTAAACCACTTTTGGCCTAAAAATAGTGATGGCTCTTGGTTCCCTGAGTTTAAATTAAATAGTTGGGCCAAACTAAAACCACACTATATCTCAGGTAATATTTGGGCATACGACTATTTTGTTCCTCACGATATGAAAGGTTTAATTAATCTGAAAGGTGGTTCGAAAGCTTTTGAAGAGGATCTAGATCACCTGTTTAATACACCATTAAACATGGAAGGGGATCAACATGTGGATATTTCTGGCTTTATTGGTGGATATGCTCATGGAGATGAGCCTGGTCATGCCAATGCATATCTATATAATTATGTAGGAGCTTCTTATAAAACACAGAAGTATGTACGCCAAATAATGGATGAGATGTATAAGGATACGCCTGATGGAATGATTAACAATGAAGATTGTGGTCAGATGTCTGCTTGGTATATTTTCAGCTCGATGGGATTCTATCCTGTGACTCCTGGTTCTAATCGTTATATTTTGGGTTCTCCGATATTTGATAGAGTGAAGTGGAATCTTCCTAATGGAAAACATTTTGAAGTGATTGCACATAACCAATCTAATGAGTCTATTTATGTGGATCATGTGCTATTGAATGGAAAACCTTACGATAAGTTGTATATCACTACAAAAGATATTTTATCTGGAGCTAAGCTTGAGTTCTTTATGTCGAAGACTCCTAATGTTGAGTTTGGTAAAGAGCCAACTTCTTGGCCTCAGAACTAA